Genomic DNA from Pseudomonas fluorescens:
GAATGTGAATTCTGTAGCGCTGTGCCACAGGGAGTTTGAAGTAGATAAATAATGTATGGCTTACACACACCTCGATTAAAAATCGCTTCCTTTGTTTGCACAACCAACACAATCAAAGAAATATCCCTTCACACACTGCCAACTCCTCCCATCTCTTTTTGCCATCCACCTACTAAAAAACCGATTACATCGTAATATCTTGCCTCTTTTTTTGTAGGAAACTTCTGAAATTGAAGTTGCATGCCCGTCTCTTCGTACGGCCCTGGTTGTAAGTGGGCTAAGGTGCGCGCTTTATTCAAGTTCGCAGGGTAATTTATTCATGAACTCCGTTTTCATTGTCGACGACCATCCGGTCATCCGCCTCGCTGTTCGCATGCTTCTGGAGCATGAGGGCTATAAGGTCGTGGGAGAAACTGACAACGGCGTCGATGCGATGCAAATGGTGCGCGAATGCATGCCAGACTTGGTTATCCTGGACATCAGCATTCCCAAACTCGACGGGCTGGAAATCCTCTCGCGCTTCAACGCCATGACCACTCCGCTCAAGACGCTGGTGCTCACGGCCCAGTCGCCGACGCTCTTCGGCATTCGATGCATGCAGTCCGGTGCCTCTGGTTACGTTTGTAAACAGGAAGACCTCAGCGAACTTGTCAGCGCAATCAAAGCAGTATTGTCCGGCTATAACTACTTTCCCAGCCAGGCGCTGAATCCGGTACGCCCGGATGACCCACGCAGTATCGAGCTGGACCTTTTCAAAAGTGTCAATGATCGGGAACTGATGGTGCTGCAACTATTTGCCCAGGGGCGTACCAACAAGGAAATAGCCAAAGGAATGTTTCTAAGCAATAAGACCGTCAGTACTTATAAGAAACGGCTGATGCAGAAG
This window encodes:
- a CDS encoding response regulator transcription factor, whose amino-acid sequence is MNSVFIVDDHPVIRLAVRMLLEHEGYKVVGETDNGVDAMQMVRECMPDLVILDISIPKLDGLEILSRFNAMTTPLKTLVLTAQSPTLFGIRCMQSGASGYVCKQEDLSELVSAIKAVLSGYNYFPSQALNPVRPDDPRSIELDLFKSVNDRELMVLQLFAQGRTNKEIAKGMFLSNKTVSTYKKRLMQKLKVKSLVDLIEMAKRNALV